From Kineosporia succinea, the proteins below share one genomic window:
- the dnaA gene encoding chromosomal replication initiator protein DnaA has protein sequence MASPNEDFPSVWRRALDSLDSVGVTPQQRAFVRLARPVGLLDGTAILAVPNDLTKEILEQRVRDTITGLLSEHLGIPIRLAVTVDSSLAGGEPVHVRTPAGGIRMFDSEENATYEVRPKSRSGEAGFGNPRADFRADSEGSWPPGANARAVPDMRDLRPDGTDRAERNHFDRYQGEYQQQDYQPPQPDYRQDYPGQFGGYPGARPEPDRYDNDRYDSERSDRDRYDNERPRFESRRELRQSSRYDNEVRYDPDQGRFDLEQPNPSGPDGDQAPSAFDRAPAEQSDDDRFDGGSRYEMGRPESRFDHGQGDSADQPPMRNGRSPFGHDQEPSGESADADAPVAHDEESDTFGEGRRGFRSDAPFKPSGRNQQGDNGFRDDSRSSDSVIDIRNLDRAKPLEGSQPSIIQPSASPLGVHNPGLATGLPASSAPEPHPEDRPARHRAVKPQVEPARLNAKYTFETFVIGASNRFAHAAAVAVAEAPAKAYNPLFVYGESGLGKTHLMHAIGHYAMNLYNGVRVRYVNSEEFTNEFINSIRDDKASTFQRRYRDVDVLLIDDIQFLQNKVQTQEEFFHTFNTLHNANKQVVITSDLPPKQLSGFEERMRSRFEWGLITDVQPPDLETRIAILRKKAIGERLEVRDDVMEYIASRISTNIRELEGALIRVTAFASLNRQQVDLSLAEIVLKDLIPADDAPEITSATIMAQTAAYFSVSLDDLCGPSRSRALSNARQIAMYLCRELTDLSLPKIGQLFGGRDHTTVIHADRKIRTQMAERRSTYNQVTELTNRIKQTSRMS, from the coding sequence GTGGCATCGCCGAACGAGGACTTCCCCTCAGTCTGGCGCCGGGCCCTCGATTCACTCGACTCAGTGGGTGTGACCCCGCAGCAGCGCGCATTCGTGCGCCTCGCGCGTCCGGTCGGCCTGCTGGACGGCACGGCGATCCTGGCGGTCCCCAACGACCTGACCAAGGAGATCCTGGAACAGCGCGTCCGGGACACGATCACCGGGTTGCTCTCCGAGCACCTGGGGATCCCGATCCGCCTGGCCGTGACGGTCGACTCGTCGCTGGCCGGTGGAGAGCCGGTGCACGTGCGTACCCCGGCCGGTGGCATCCGGATGTTCGACTCCGAGGAGAACGCCACCTACGAGGTGCGCCCGAAGTCCCGGTCCGGAGAGGCCGGCTTCGGCAATCCGCGCGCCGACTTCCGCGCCGACTCCGAAGGTTCCTGGCCGCCCGGCGCGAACGCGCGTGCGGTGCCGGACATGCGTGACCTCCGGCCCGACGGCACCGACCGCGCCGAGCGCAACCACTTCGACCGTTACCAGGGCGAGTACCAGCAGCAGGACTACCAGCCGCCGCAGCCCGACTACCGGCAGGACTACCCCGGTCAGTTCGGTGGATACCCGGGCGCGAGGCCGGAGCCCGACCGGTACGACAACGATCGCTACGACAGCGAGCGGTCCGACCGTGACCGGTACGACAACGAGCGCCCGCGCTTCGAGTCGCGACGTGAGCTCCGGCAGAGCAGTCGTTACGACAACGAGGTTCGCTACGACCCCGACCAGGGCCGGTTCGACCTCGAGCAGCCGAACCCGTCCGGTCCGGACGGCGACCAGGCCCCGTCGGCCTTCGATCGCGCTCCGGCCGAGCAGAGCGATGACGACCGCTTCGACGGCGGCAGTCGCTACGAGATGGGTCGTCCGGAGAGCCGTTTCGACCACGGCCAGGGTGACTCCGCGGACCAGCCGCCGATGCGCAACGGTCGTTCGCCCTTCGGGCACGACCAGGAGCCTTCCGGGGAGTCGGCCGACGCCGATGCACCGGTCGCCCACGACGAGGAGAGCGACACCTTCGGCGAAGGGCGCCGCGGGTTCCGGTCCGATGCGCCGTTCAAGCCGTCGGGTCGTAACCAGCAGGGCGACAACGGCTTCCGTGACGACTCCCGCAGCTCGGACTCGGTCATCGACATCCGTAACCTCGACCGGGCGAAGCCGCTTGAAGGTTCGCAGCCGAGCATCATCCAGCCGAGCGCGAGCCCTCTCGGGGTGCACAACCCGGGCCTGGCCACCGGTCTTCCGGCCAGCTCGGCTCCGGAGCCGCATCCCGAAGACCGCCCGGCCCGCCACCGAGCGGTGAAGCCCCAGGTCGAGCCGGCCCGCCTCAACGCGAAGTACACCTTCGAGACGTTCGTCATCGGTGCCAGCAACCGGTTCGCCCACGCTGCGGCGGTTGCCGTGGCCGAGGCGCCGGCGAAGGCGTACAACCCGCTGTTCGTCTACGGCGAGTCCGGGCTGGGCAAGACCCACCTGATGCACGCCATCGGGCACTACGCGATGAACCTCTACAACGGGGTGCGCGTGCGCTACGTGAACTCGGAGGAGTTCACCAACGAGTTCATCAACAGCATCCGCGACGACAAGGCCAGCACGTTCCAGCGCCGGTACCGGGACGTCGACGTGCTGCTGATCGACGACATCCAGTTCCTGCAGAACAAGGTGCAGACGCAGGAGGAGTTCTTCCACACCTTCAACACGCTGCACAACGCGAACAAGCAGGTCGTGATCACGTCCGACCTGCCGCCGAAGCAGCTGTCGGGGTTCGAGGAGCGCATGCGGTCGCGCTTCGAGTGGGGCCTCATCACCGACGTGCAGCCGCCCGACCTCGAGACGCGGATCGCGATCCTGCGGAAGAAGGCCATCGGCGAGCGCCTTGAGGTGCGTGACGACGTGATGGAGTACATCGCCTCGCGCATCTCGACCAACATCCGTGAGCTCGAGGGCGCGCTGATCCGGGTGACGGCGTTCGCCAGCCTGAACCGGCAGCAGGTCGACCTGTCGCTGGCCGAGATCGTGCTGAAAGACCTGATCCCGGCGGACGATGCCCCGGAGATCACGTCGGCCACGATCATGGCTCAGACGGCGGCCTATTTCAGCGTCTCGCTCGACGACCTCTGCGGTCCGTCGCGCTCGCGGGCGCTGAGCAATGCCCGTCAGATCGCCATGTACCTGTGCCGTGAGCTGACGGACCTGTCGCTGCCCAAGATCGGGCAGCTCTTCGGCGGTCGCGACCACACCACGGTCATCCACGCCGACCGTAAAATTCGCACGCAAATGGCCGAACGCCGTTCGACTTACAACCAGGTAACCGAGCTGACGAACCGCATCAAGCAGACCTCACGCATGTCCTGA
- the rpmH gene encoding 50S ribosomal protein L34 has product MSKRTFQPNNRRRSKTHGFRLRMSTRAGRAILAARRRKGRAELSA; this is encoded by the coding sequence GTGAGCAAGCGGACGTTTCAGCCGAACAACCGGCGCCGTTCCAAGACGCACGGTTTCCGCCTGCGTATGAGCACCCGCGCCGGCCGCGCCATCCTGGCCGCCCGCCGCCGGAAGGGTCGCGCGGAACTCTCCGCCTGA
- the rnpA gene encoding ribonuclease P protein component: MLPSAHRMRHGSEFSTAVRKGRRAGRQTLVIHLNRTGSDPASPARIGFVVSKAVGPAVVRNRVKRQLRHITRDRLAALPSGALVVVRANPAAAGSSTLAADFDSALASALRSSPDAGSERRRTSGSPRG, translated from the coding sequence GTGCTTCCCAGCGCTCACCGGATGCGTCACGGCAGTGAATTCTCCACTGCTGTGCGCAAAGGTCGTCGCGCCGGTCGGCAGACCCTGGTCATCCATCTGAACCGCACCGGTTCGGATCCGGCCTCGCCGGCACGAATTGGTTTCGTCGTGTCCAAGGCGGTCGGCCCGGCGGTGGTGAGGAATCGCGTGAAGCGGCAACTGCGTCACATCACGAGAGATCGCCTAGCGGCGTTGCCGTCGGGCGCTCTCGTCGTGGTGCGGGCGAACCCAGCGGCCGCCGGATCGTCAACTCTCGCCGCAGATTTCGACAGCGCTCTGGCCTCGGCTCTCCGGTCATCACCGGATGCCGGCTCCGAGCGTCGTCGCACGTCCGGGAGCCCTCGTGGCTGA
- the yidD gene encoding membrane protein insertion efficiency factor YidD, protein MLVSVPKLLIIGFLTLYRLLVSPLYGQTCRFYPSCSQYALTAVQQHGALRGSWLAGRRLLRCNPWNPGGVDHVPPVVSKAGCEHGVNTGLVTEPAPRVEHRVAPTDPNCAPSAPRRAA, encoded by the coding sequence ATGCTCGTAAGCGTCCCCAAGCTCCTGATCATCGGTTTCCTGACCCTGTACCGCCTGCTGGTCTCCCCTCTCTACGGGCAGACCTGCCGCTTCTACCCGTCGTGCTCGCAGTACGCGCTCACCGCCGTACAGCAGCACGGTGCCCTCCGCGGTTCCTGGCTGGCCGGCAGGCGTCTGCTGCGCTGCAACCCCTGGAACCCGGGTGGCGTCGACCACGTTCCACCGGTCGTGAGCAAGGCCGGCTGTGAGCACGGGGTGAACACCGGGCTCGTCACCGAGCCCGCACCCCGGGTAGAGCACCGGGTGGCTCCCACTGACCCGAACTGCGCGCCGTCCGCTCCGCGACGTGCCGCCTGA
- the yidC gene encoding membrane protein insertase YidC, whose protein sequence is MTQILRPLEYVVAWLMVGWHSIWTAIGLPEASGWTWALSIVGLVVVIRIILIPLFVKQIKASRGLQLIQPELRKIQAKYKGKTDPDSRQKMTQETMALYKDSGTNPFSSCLPILLQAPIFFALFRVLNGDFAIGPLSMELRAQLNSSTLFGSPLSDTFLKSDQMGTKILTVVLIVLMSASTFTTQRQLMMKNMPASALDNPFAQQQKILLYVLPLVFAVSGVNFPIGVLLYWLTTNVWSMGQQFYVIRRMPAPGSPAEKALNERRAKRGKPLLGLGAAKDEEPEPEETAPQPNQRVQPKKQTKAQRAKGGAPKPAPEPGSPEAAAEKNGSQKASKPQGSTSGKVTET, encoded by the coding sequence ATGACCCAGATCCTGAGACCCCTTGAGTACGTCGTCGCCTGGCTCATGGTCGGGTGGCACTCCATCTGGACCGCGATCGGCCTGCCCGAGGCATCCGGCTGGACCTGGGCGCTCTCGATCGTCGGCCTGGTGGTCGTCATCCGGATCATCCTGATCCCGCTGTTCGTGAAGCAGATCAAGGCTTCCCGCGGGCTCCAGCTGATCCAGCCCGAGCTGCGCAAGATCCAGGCCAAGTACAAGGGCAAGACGGATCCTGACTCCCGTCAGAAGATGACGCAGGAAACGATGGCCCTTTACAAGGACTCGGGCACCAACCCGTTCTCCTCGTGCCTGCCGATCCTGCTCCAGGCCCCGATCTTCTTCGCCCTGTTCCGCGTTCTGAACGGCGACTTCGCCATCGGCCCGCTGAGCATGGAGCTCCGCGCCCAGCTGAACTCCTCCACGCTCTTCGGCTCGCCCCTGTCGGACACGTTCCTCAAGTCCGACCAGATGGGCACCAAGATCCTCACGGTCGTCCTGATCGTGCTGATGTCGGCCTCGACCTTCACCACCCAGCGCCAGCTGATGATGAAGAACATGCCGGCCTCGGCCCTGGACAACCCCTTCGCGCAGCAGCAGAAGATCCTGCTCTACGTGCTGCCGCTGGTGTTCGCGGTGTCGGGCGTCAACTTCCCCATCGGTGTGCTGCTCTACTGGCTCACCACCAACGTGTGGTCGATGGGGCAGCAGTTCTACGTGATCCGTCGGATGCCGGCTCCGGGTTCGCCCGCCGAGAAGGCTCTCAACGAGCGCCGGGCCAAGCGCGGCAAGCCGCTGCTGGGCCTCGGAGCCGCGAAGGACGAAGAGCCCGAGCCGGAAGAGACTGCGCCCCAGCCGAACCAGCGCGTGCAGCCGAAGAAGCAGACCAAGGCCCAGCGGGCCAAGGGCGGAGCCCCGAAGCCCGCTCCCGAACCGGGTTCGCCGGAAGCCGCCGCCGAGAAGAACGGCAGCCAGAAGGCATCCAAGCCGCAGGGCAGTACAAGTGGGAAAGTGACCGAAACGTAA
- a CDS encoding Jag family protein, whose protein sequence is MESGEQAEAVSVQERPADDVEPTTAADETATGESSETADAAGGSKRASRSRASIKDLEEEGDVAADYLEEFLDIVDLDGDIDIDVENGRASVAIVGDGANDRALRRFVGSNGEVLEALQELTRLAVQANTGERSRLMLDVAGYRAQRRAQLTEKATKVCQQVKTSGKSVAMEPMSAFERKIVHDVVAEAGLSSESEGVDPNRHVVVLPAES, encoded by the coding sequence ATGGAGAGCGGCGAACAGGCCGAAGCAGTGTCGGTGCAGGAGCGTCCCGCGGACGACGTGGAGCCCACCACAGCTGCCGATGAGACTGCCACGGGGGAGTCCTCCGAGACCGCGGACGCCGCGGGTGGCTCGAAGAGGGCATCCCGCTCGCGGGCGTCCATCAAGGACCTCGAGGAAGAGGGCGACGTCGCCGCCGACTACCTCGAGGAGTTCCTCGACATCGTCGACCTCGACGGTGACATCGACATCGACGTGGAGAACGGACGCGCGTCCGTCGCCATCGTCGGAGACGGCGCCAACGACCGCGCTCTGCGCCGTTTCGTGGGTTCCAACGGCGAGGTGCTCGAGGCCCTGCAGGAACTCACGCGGCTCGCGGTGCAGGCCAACACGGGCGAGCGCAGCCGCCTGATGCTCGACGTGGCGGGCTACCGCGCGCAGCGGCGGGCCCAGCTCACCGAGAAGGCCACCAAGGTCTGCCAGCAGGTCAAGACCAGCGGTAAGTCTGTCGCCATGGAGCCGATGAGCGCGTTCGAGCGCAAGATCGTCCACGACGTCGTCGCCGAGGCCGGGCTGAGCAGTGAGTCCGAAGGCGTCGACCCCAACCGGCACGTGGTCGTGCTCCCCGCGGAGTCCTGA
- the rsmG gene encoding 16S rRNA (guanine(527)-N(7))-methyltransferase RsmG, with product MPVEPTEQEATAARTVFGPRIDLAHAYANALATAGVERGLIGPREADRIWERHLLNCAVLQELVPEGVELGDVGSGAGLPGIPVAIARPDLTVYLIEPMLRRVTWLREIVAELGLTNVEIIRAKAHIVAESKQHFDVVTSRAVAALPALAEWSMPLVRKDGQLLAIKGDSAEEELAAASELLASLGAASHEVVRCGESVLSTPTTAIRVVAGREGQLPKKKKKAAAPAAAGPKASAKKKPASRGGGRPNAGRRG from the coding sequence GTGCCCGTCGAACCTACTGAGCAAGAGGCGACCGCGGCCCGGACGGTGTTCGGGCCGCGCATCGACCTCGCGCACGCATACGCCAACGCCCTGGCCACGGCCGGTGTCGAGCGAGGGCTGATCGGCCCTCGCGAGGCCGACCGGATCTGGGAGCGGCACCTTCTCAACTGTGCGGTGCTCCAGGAGCTCGTACCCGAGGGCGTCGAGCTCGGGGACGTCGGCAGCGGCGCCGGCCTGCCCGGTATCCCGGTCGCCATCGCCCGGCCCGACCTCACCGTCTACCTGATCGAGCCGATGCTGCGGCGGGTCACCTGGCTCCGCGAGATCGTCGCCGAGCTGGGCCTGACCAACGTCGAGATCATCCGGGCCAAGGCACACATCGTCGCCGAGTCCAAGCAGCACTTCGACGTCGTCACCTCACGCGCCGTCGCTGCGCTGCCCGCCCTCGCCGAGTGGTCGATGCCCCTCGTCCGCAAAGACGGCCAGCTCCTGGCCATCAAGGGTGACTCCGCCGAAGAAGAGCTCGCGGCCGCGTCCGAGCTGCTCGCCTCGCTGGGGGCCGCTTCGCACGAGGTCGTCCGTTGTGGCGAGTCGGTGCTGTCCACGCCCACCACGGCCATCCGCGTGGTGGCCGGCCGTGAGGGCCAGCTGCCCAAGAAGAAGAAGAAAGCCGCTGCGCCGGCAGCCGCAGGGCCCAAGGCCTCGGCCAAGAAGAAGCCCGCCTCCCGCGGTGGCGGACGTCCCAATGCAGGACGACGCGGCTAG